From Nicotiana tabacum cultivar K326 chromosome 22, ASM71507v2, whole genome shotgun sequence, one genomic window encodes:
- the LOC107817309 gene encoding nuclear transcription factor Y subunit B-4-like, translating into MVDNINILGSIPKYNSISEEGGIKEQDRLLPIANVGRIMKQILPQNAKISKEAKETMQECVSEFISFVTGEASDKCHKEKRKTVNGDDTCWALGSLGFDNYAEPLKRYLHRYRESEGEKANQNKAATGNNNTGEREKDEPQRKSTVLLTQCRNLQGRFYGP; encoded by the coding sequence ATGGTCGATAACATCAACATATTAGGATCAATCCCTAAATAcaattcaattagcgaagaaggAGGAATTAAGGAGCAAGATAGGTTATTGCCAATAGCTAATGTGGGGAGGATTATGAAGCAAATTCTTCCCCAAAACGCCAAGATTTCGAAAGAAGCCAAAGAAACAATGCAAGAATGTGTATCTGAGTTCATCAGCTTTGTTACTGGAGAAGCATCGGATAAGTGTCACAAAGAGAAGCGTAAGACAGTAAATGGAGATGATACTTGTTGGGCTTTGGGAAGTCTAGGGTTTGATAATTATGCTGAGCCTTTGAAGAGGTATTTGCATAGGTATAGAGAATCTGAAGGAGAAAAAGCTAACCAAAATAAGGCTGCTACTGGCAATAATAATACTGGAGAAAGGGAGAAAGATGAACCACAAAGGAAATCTACAGTTTTACTTACTCAGTGCAGAAATCTCCAGGGAAGATTTTATGGTCCTTAA